TGCGGGAGTACCCGCTCACCGAGGATCTGCAACCGGTCCGACGAGGCGATGTCCGGCAGCCCGAGATGCACGTGCTGAATGCCCAGGTCGGCCAGCCGCCGCAGACTCGCCAGCACGTCGTCGACTCCCTCGCCGTCCGCGCCCGGATCGAGCCGGGCCATCACCGTCTTCTCGACCTCCGCCTCGTCGCGTCCGAGGTCGGCGCAGTGGCCGCGCAGCACCTCGAGTTTGTGGGCCAGGTCCGGGGTGTCGAAGAGATTGCAGGCGTCGGCGTACTGGGCCACCATCCGCAGCGTCTTCTTCTCGCCCCCGCCGCCGATCAGGATCGGCGGGTGCGGCCGGCTGATGGGCTGCGGGTGGTTCAGCGTCCGGGTCAGGGTGTAGTGCCGGCCGTGGAACGGCTCCTGCGTGTCGGTCCACATCAGCTGGTGGATCTGCAGCGTCTCCTCCAGCCGCTCGAACCGTTCCTTGGTCGGCGGGAACGGCAGGCCCAGGCCGGCGGCCTCCTCGTCGTTCCAGGCCGCGCCGATCCCGAGCATGGCCCGCCCGCCGGACAGCACGTCCAGCGTGGTGACGCACTTGGCCAGCAGGCCGGGCTCGCGGTAGACGACCGCGGTGACCCAGGCCAGCAGCTGGGCGCGCCGGGTGTGCGCGGCCAGGAACCCGAGCGTCGTGTAGGCCTCCAGCATCGGATCGTCGACCGGCCCGACCGGGCCGATCTGCCAGACGTGGTCCATCACGCTGATCCGGGCGAAGCCGAGATCGTCGGCCTGCCGGGCGACCCGGGCGAGATCGTCGGCCAGAGTGGCCGTCCCGCCCGGGAACGTCAGGTTGGCCAGGTGGATGCCGAGCTTCATCGTCTTTCTCCGATCCTTCCGCGCCGCGAGCGGCGGCGCCGTCCTCCAGGGTGCTCCCGTCGACGTCCGGTCACTGCCCGACCCGGCCGTCGATGCACTCGCGCAGCAGATCCGCGTGCCCGCAGTGCCGGGCGTACTCGTCGATGCGATGGACCCAGATCTCGCGGAGGGCGATCCCCTGGTCGCCCACCCGCTCGCCGAGGTCGGGGTACCGGTCGAGCAACTCGTCGGTCTCCCGCTGTTCGCGCGCAAGATCGGCGAACGCACCGTCGACGACGGCGGGATCGCCCACCGCGCCGGCGAAGTCGCCGCCATCAGGCCCGTACAGCTTGTCCAGCGGCCGGTCCGGACGGACCCAGGTCCGCCAGTCCCGTTCCACCTCGGCCAGGTGGCGGACCAGACCCAGCAGCGACAGCGACGACGGTGGCACCGATCGCCGGGCCAGCTGCTCCGCGTCGAGCCCTTCGCACTTCATCGTCAGGGTCAATCGGTAGTCGCGCAGATAGTCCTGGAGGGTGGGGAGTTCACCGTCCGGGCTGACCCCGTCGGTGTTGCGCGGATCGTTCTGCGGGTTCACCCACATGTCCGGGTAGACGGTCGCCTGCGTCCAGCGCTCGGGTCGTTCGGTCATGGGCCCAGCGTCCTCCGCTGCCCCCGACGCGCAACCGGCGGTGCCGGCGTTCCGGACGGGCAGCAGACCGCGCTCGGCGAACATCTTGCGGGCGGTGAAGGTGGCGTTGAGCGCCCGCGGGAATCCGCAGTACACGGCGCTGTGCAGCAGCGCCTCCACGATCTCCGGGGCCGTCAGCCCGACGTCGAGAGCCGCGTTCACGTGGACTTCGAGCTGCGGTTCGCAGCCGCCCAGCGCGGTCAGCATGCCCAGCGTCACCAGCTGTCGGTCGCGGGGCCGCAGGCCGGGCCGGGCGTAGATGTCGCCGAAGCCCCAGGCGACGACATGGTGGGCGAGGTCCGGCGAGACGTCGGCCAGGGCGGCGACGACGCGGGCCCCGGCCGCACCGTCCACCGCGTCCAGTACCGCGGCGCCCCGCTCGTACCGCTGCTGCCGGGTCTGCGCACCGTCGGCCGCGGTCATGACGCGGCCCCGTCGACTCGGGAGTCGGCGCCCAGCAAGGTGTCCCGGTAGGCGGCGATCTTGTCGGCCAGCGCCGCGTCGTGCGACTGCAGGCGGGCGATCTGCTCGCGCAGCGCGGCCTGATGCCGTTCGAGCACGGCCAGCCGCGCCCGCGTGGTCGCCGGACCCTGCGCCCGCAGGTCGGCGTACTCCCGCATCTGCGCCACCGGCATTCCCGTCTCGCGCAGACGCAGCAGGAACGCCACCCAGCCGACGTCCTGCTCGTCGTACCGCCGCCGGCCACCGCTGGTGCGGGCGATGGGGCGGATCAGTCCGACGCGTTCGTACCAGCGGAGGGTGTGGGCCGTCAGACCGGTGACGGCGGCCATCTCGGCCACCGACAACCCGCCGCCCGGCGCCCACGCCTCGTTCTGTGTGCTCACTCCATCGACGGTAGGAGTGCGAGCGCACTCGAAGTCAAGGGCGTGTTCTCAGGAGGCGGGCAGCACGGATGACAGCGCCTGGGACTGCCCGCGGCCATCCCGCAGCTCGAACTGTTCCCACGTCCCGACCCGGACCCGATCGGCGATCAGCGGGGATTGCCCGGCGTCGTCGGCCGACACCCACCGATCGTCGGAATGGCTGAACAGGGCGACGGAGGTGGCGTCGACGGGCACGACGGTGAAGGTCTCCCAGCCGCCGACCCCCGACCGGTTGGCGATGAGGGGACGAGTGCCAGCCGCCTCCCCGGTGACGTACCGGCCGTTGGCCAGTGACCGCAGACTGACATCGGTGGCCGACAGACTCACCATGTCGAATTGCTCCCACGACCCGCCGACCGCGTCGCGGGCGGCGATCAACGGCAGCCGCCCGCCGTTCTCAGCGGTGACGAATAGGCCGTTGGCCTTGGACATCAGGGTGACGACCCTGCCCATCGCCAGCACGCCCCCGGTGACGATCGCGGCGGTACGCACCTGGTCCGGGCACTGCTCACCGCCGGTGATCGACACGATGCCGACGAAGGTGAACTGAGGCTGCAGCAGGGCCGTGTTGTCCTTGGTCAGCTCGGTGAGGATGCTGTCGACGGTCGCCGTCGCGGCCGGTTCCGAGCTCATCAGTTCGGCCCACGGGTTGTTCGAGACGCCGAAGGTGGGGGCCATCTTGATCCCGTAGGGGTTCGTCCCACCGCCACAGGCCCACTCCCCGTTCACGGTGTAACGGGCATAGTCGAAAGCGCTACCGGCGGCCTGCAACGGCGGAGAACCGACGGCGGCCCGGGCCTGGTTTAACCTGGCCATCAGGGCTGCGGGGAGCCCCACCTCGTCGACGACGGGCGTCGCGTCCCGGGCCGTCGCTGTGGGGGCGGTGATCATCGTCCCGATGAGGGCGAGCACGGCGGCCAGCACTGCGGAGCGAAGGGGACGGTGCATGACGGCCTCCCGGGACACGAGCGGACAGTGATCGCGCGATCACGGTAACGCCGTTCCCATCCCCCCACCCGGTCACATCGGACAATTCGCCGGGCCGGCCGTCGTGGTGGCGCCGATGACCTGCGCTGACGCTGGTCACCTCGGCCGAACGGGGCGGGCGGCGGCCCGGATTCGGCGAGATGACCAGCGTCAGCGGCGTTCGACAGCGTCAGTCCGGGCGGGCGGCGGGAGGCCGCCCGGACGACGGATCGGTCACTGCTGTCCGGCGAGGGTCCGCATCTGCTCGGCCCCGAACGCGTCACCCAGCGGGCCGCGCAGTTCGAACTGCTCCCAGCCACCGATGACGGCCCGGTTCGCGATCAACGGTGCCCGCCCGGCACTCTCGGCCGTCACCCAGCGGTTGTCGGCCCGGCTGGCCAGGGCCACGGTGCTGCCGTCGACGGGAACCAGCGAGAACGTCTCCCACGTCCCGACCGAGGAGCGGTTGGCGATGAGCGGGAGCGCCCCGGCGGCTTCCGCGGAGACGTACTGGCCGTTCGCGAGGGAACGCAGAGTGACGTCGGTGGCGGAGACCCGCACGACGTCGAACCGTTCCCACTGGCCGACGCGGTCACGGTTGGCGATCAGTGGGAGGGCGCCGCCCTTCTCCGCGGTGACGTACTTGCCGTTCGCCTTCGACACCATGGTCACGACCTGGCCGAACCAGGCGACCTGGTCGGTCGCGACGACGACCGTCCGCAGCGTGTCCCCGCACTGGGATCCGCCGGACAGCGAGGCCAGACCGACGTACCGCAACTTCGGGTCGAGCAGGGACTTGTCGTTCAGCAGATCCGCCAGGATCGCCGTGATGTCATCGGAGGCCGCCGGCTGAGCGTGCACGCGTTCGGTGAACAGCTCCGGGTCGAGACCGAACGACGGCAGCACCGAAGGCCCGTCCGGATTGGGCTGGCCGTTGCAGGCCCAATCGCCGGATGCGGAGAACAGGGCATAGATGTCGGCGCTCTGGGTCGCACTCAGTGGCGGCGCCCCGGCCTTCGCCCGCGCCTGGTTGATCCCGGTGACCAAGGCCAGATCGAGCGCCTGGTTCGCGACCACCGGGGGCGGATCCGCCGCCGCCGCCGGTCCGGCGGTCATCACCCCCGTCACGACCATCAGCAACGCGGCGAGCAGGAGACGCAAACGCTGGGCCATGAAAGCCTCCGGTTGGTGGCCACCTGGGCGTGACCGTGCGCGGAACGTACCGGTATGCGGATGGCTCTGCACGGTGAACGGCACCGGTTCGGGCGCGCCCCGATCGGGGGTTTCGTCCTCCGAAAGTGGGGGTGCTGGCCCCACCCCGGGGGATCGGCCAGCGCCCGAGCCGGGTGTCGGGTCCGGCTCCTACAGTGACCCCATGTCCGAGCCCCCGGCGATCGAGCGCGCCTCCGACGCGCCGGCCGTCCTGGTGCGCTCGGTGCACCGGACCTTCGAGCCGGACACCGCCCCGGTCCGCGCGCTGCGGGGCGCCGACCTGACGGTGGAACACGGCGAATTCGTCGCGCTGACCGGCCCCTCGGGCAGCGGGAAGTCGACGCTGCTGCAGGTGGTCGCCGGTCTGGACCGTCCGGACAGCGGTTCCGTCCGATTGGCCGGCACGGCGCTGGACGACCTGAGCGACGACGAACTCGCCGTCCTGCGACGCCGGCACATCGGGTTCGTCTTCCAGTTCTTCCGGTTGCTGGACAGCATGACGGCGCTCGAGAACGTGGCGCTGGCGGCCATGATCGCCGGGGCGGGCCGGGCGGCGGCCGAGGCGCGAGCCCGGGAGCTGCTGGATCTGCTCGGCCTGCTCGACAAATCGGGTAGCAGTCCGGTCACGCTGTCCGGGGGGCAACGGCAGCGCCTGGCCATCGCCCGCGCGCTGGCCAA
This sequence is a window from Nakamurella flava. Protein-coding genes within it:
- a CDS encoding MerR family transcriptional regulator, which produces MSTQNEAWAPGGGLSVAEMAAVTGLTAHTLRWYERVGLIRPIARTSGGRRRYDEQDVGWVAFLLRLRETGMPVAQMREYADLRAQGPATTRARLAVLERHQAALREQIARLQSHDAALADKIAAYRDTLLGADSRVDGAAS
- a CDS encoding LLM class F420-dependent oxidoreductase produces the protein MKLGIHLANLTFPGGTATLADDLARVARQADDLGFARISVMDHVWQIGPVGPVDDPMLEAYTTLGFLAAHTRRAQLLAWVTAVVYREPGLLAKCVTTLDVLSGGRAMLGIGAAWNDEEAAGLGLPFPPTKERFERLEETLQIHQLMWTDTQEPFHGRHYTLTRTLNHPQPISRPHPPILIGGGGEKKTLRMVAQYADACNLFDTPDLAHKLEVLRGHCADLGRDEAEVEKTVMARLDPGADGEGVDDVLASLRRLADLGIQHVHLGLPDIASSDRLQILGERVLPQIADW
- a CDS encoding fascin domain-containing protein, whose protein sequence is MAQRLRLLLAALLMVVTGVMTAGPAAAADPPPVVANQALDLALVTGINQARAKAGAPPLSATQSADIYALFSASGDWACNGQPNPDGPSVLPSFGLDPELFTERVHAQPAASDDITAILADLLNDKSLLDPKLRYVGLASLSGGSQCGDTLRTVVVATDQVAWFGQVVTMVSKANGKYVTAEKGGALPLIANRDRVGQWERFDVVRVSATDVTLRSLANGQYVSAEAAGALPLIANRSSVGTWETFSLVPVDGSTVALASRADNRWVTAESAGRAPLIANRAVIGGWEQFELRGPLGDAFGAEQMRTLAGQQ
- a CDS encoding DinB family protein, which produces MTERPERWTQATVYPDMWVNPQNDPRNTDGVSPDGELPTLQDYLRDYRLTLTMKCEGLDAEQLARRSVPPSSLSLLGLVRHLAEVERDWRTWVRPDRPLDKLYGPDGGDFAGAVGDPAVVDGAFADLAREQRETDELLDRYPDLGERVGDQGIALREIWVHRIDEYARHCGHADLLRECIDGRVGQ
- a CDS encoding ABC transporter ATP-binding protein — its product is MSEPPAIERASDAPAVLVRSVHRTFEPDTAPVRALRGADLTVEHGEFVALTGPSGSGKSTLLQVVAGLDRPDSGSVRLAGTALDDLSDDELAVLRRRHIGFVFQFFRLLDSMTALENVALAAMIAGAGRAAAEARARELLDLLGLLDKSGSSPVTLSGGQRQRLAIARALANRPTVLLADEPTGALDSAGAAGILELFQRLNAAGQTILLVTHSEEVAAGAGRRVAMRDGRLEPVAVGAGDR